A genomic stretch from Hemicordylus capensis ecotype Gifberg chromosome 5, rHemCap1.1.pri, whole genome shotgun sequence includes:
- the PYROXD1 gene encoding pyridine nucleotide-disulfide oxidoreductase domain-containing protein 1 isoform X1, whose amino-acid sequence MAGDPLSSSAVSRGRFVVVGGGIAGVTCAEHLATEFPSDDILLVTASPVIKAVMNYRQVSRTLEEFDVEEQASSVLEKRYPNIKVIQSGVKQLKSDGHKIITEAGKEYAYEKLCLCAGAKPKLITEGNPFVLGIRDTDSVAEFQKHLAEAKRITIVGNGGIALELVYEIEGCEVIWAIKDKAIGNTFFDAGAAEFLIPKLSTEKPELPIACKRTKYTIAESEKEERAVASLGKIGSALGPDWHEGLHLKGSKELPHKVHIESMCEIKKIYLQEDFQHLQKVSLVFPKAQQDERNAEPDQDLWPVYVELTNGKVYGCDFIVSATGVVPNVQPFLDGNNFTLGEDGGLKVDKYMHTSLPDIYAAGDICTTSWEPSPFWQQMRLWTQARQMGWYAAKCMAADALGEPIDMDFSFELFAHVTKFFSYKVVLLGKYNAQGLGLDHELMLRCTKGREYVKVVMQNGRMMGAVLIGETDLEETFENLILNQMDLSRYGEHLLDPNIDIEDYFD is encoded by the exons ATGGCAGGCGATCCACTTTCGTCCTCCGCGGTCTCCCGAGGCCGATTCGTCGTGGTGGGAGGCGGGATCGCCGGAGTGACATGCGCCGAGCAC CTGGCTACAGAGTTTCCATCCGATGATATTTTATTGGTCACAGCATCTCCTGTTATAAAAGCAGTGATGAATTACAGACAG GTTTCAAGAACTTTAGAAGAATTTGATGTTGAGGAACAAGCAAGCAGTGTATTAGAAAAACGTTACCCTAACATTAAGGTGATACAGTCTGGCGTGAAGCAGTTGAAAAGCGATGGTCAT AAAATCATAACAGAAGCCGGCAAGGAGTACGCCTATGAAAAACTCTGCCTGTGTGCTGGAGCAAAGCCAAAATTAATTACTGAAGGAAACCCGTTTGTATTGGGAATCCGGGACACAGATAGCGTTGCG GAATTCCAGAAACATCTGGCAGAAGCAAAAAGGATAACCATCGTGGGGAATGGTGGCATTGCACTGGAACTGGT GTATGAAATCGAAGGTTGCGAAGTGATTTGGGCCATCAAAGACAAAGCCATTGGGAATACTTTCTTTGACGCGGGAGCAGCTGAATTCCTGATCCCAAAGCTAAGCACTGAGAAACCAGAACTTCCAATTGCCTGCAAAAGGACTAAATATACAATAGCGG aaagTGAGAAGGAAGAGAGAGCTGTAGCAAGCCTAGGGAAGATAGGCAGTGCTTTAGGCCCCGATTGGCATGAAGGCTTGCATCTTAAAGGATCAAAAGAG CTTCCCCATAAGGTTCATATTGAAAGCATGTGTGAAATAAAGAAGATATACCTCCAGGAAGATTTCCAGCATCTACAGAAAGTTTCCTTGGTTTTCCCCAAAGCTCAACAGGATGAGAGGAATGCAGAACCAGATCAAG ATCTATGGCCTGTATATGTGGAACTAACCAATGGGAAGGTATATGGCTGTGACTTCATTGTCAGTGCCACCGGAGTCGTTCCAAATGTCCAGCCATTCCTTGATGGTAATAAT TTCACTCTAGGTGAAGATGGAGGCTTAAAAGTGGACAAATACATGCATACTTCATTGCCAGATATCTACGCAGCCGGGGACATCTGCACCACATCATGGGAGCCCAGTCCGTTCTGGCAGCAG ATGAGGCTTTGGACCCAGGCCAGGCAGATGGGCTGGTACGCTGCAAAATGTATGGCTGCTGATGCTCTAGGGGAACCTATTGACATGGACTTCAGCTTTGAACTCTTTGCTCACGTAACAAAATTTTTCAGTTACAAG GTGGTGTTGCTGGGAAAATATAACGCTCAAGGGTTGGGTTTAGACCATGAACTGATGTTGAGATGCACCAAAGGACGGGAATATGTCAAAGTGGTGATGCAGAATGGACGAATGATGGGAGCCGTCCTGATTGGAGAAACCGATCTGGAAGAAACCTTTGAAAACTTGATTCTTAATCAGATGGATCTCTCACGTTATGGGGAACATCTCTTAGATCCAAATATTGACATAGAAGATTACTTTGACTGA
- the PYROXD1 gene encoding pyridine nucleotide-disulfide oxidoreductase domain-containing protein 1 isoform X2: MAGDPLSSSAVSRGRFVVVGGGIAGVTCAEHLATEFPSDDILLVTASPVIKAVMNYRQVSRTLEEFDVEEQASSVLEKRYPNIKKIITEAGKEYAYEKLCLCAGAKPKLITEGNPFVLGIRDTDSVAEFQKHLAEAKRITIVGNGGIALELVYEIEGCEVIWAIKDKAIGNTFFDAGAAEFLIPKLSTEKPELPIACKRTKYTIAESEKEERAVASLGKIGSALGPDWHEGLHLKGSKELPHKVHIESMCEIKKIYLQEDFQHLQKVSLVFPKAQQDERNAEPDQDLWPVYVELTNGKVYGCDFIVSATGVVPNVQPFLDGNNFTLGEDGGLKVDKYMHTSLPDIYAAGDICTTSWEPSPFWQQMRLWTQARQMGWYAAKCMAADALGEPIDMDFSFELFAHVTKFFSYKVVLLGKYNAQGLGLDHELMLRCTKGREYVKVVMQNGRMMGAVLIGETDLEETFENLILNQMDLSRYGEHLLDPNIDIEDYFD, translated from the exons ATGGCAGGCGATCCACTTTCGTCCTCCGCGGTCTCCCGAGGCCGATTCGTCGTGGTGGGAGGCGGGATCGCCGGAGTGACATGCGCCGAGCAC CTGGCTACAGAGTTTCCATCCGATGATATTTTATTGGTCACAGCATCTCCTGTTATAAAAGCAGTGATGAATTACAGACAG GTTTCAAGAACTTTAGAAGAATTTGATGTTGAGGAACAAGCAAGCAGTGTATTAGAAAAACGTTACCCTAACATTAAG AAAATCATAACAGAAGCCGGCAAGGAGTACGCCTATGAAAAACTCTGCCTGTGTGCTGGAGCAAAGCCAAAATTAATTACTGAAGGAAACCCGTTTGTATTGGGAATCCGGGACACAGATAGCGTTGCG GAATTCCAGAAACATCTGGCAGAAGCAAAAAGGATAACCATCGTGGGGAATGGTGGCATTGCACTGGAACTGGT GTATGAAATCGAAGGTTGCGAAGTGATTTGGGCCATCAAAGACAAAGCCATTGGGAATACTTTCTTTGACGCGGGAGCAGCTGAATTCCTGATCCCAAAGCTAAGCACTGAGAAACCAGAACTTCCAATTGCCTGCAAAAGGACTAAATATACAATAGCGG aaagTGAGAAGGAAGAGAGAGCTGTAGCAAGCCTAGGGAAGATAGGCAGTGCTTTAGGCCCCGATTGGCATGAAGGCTTGCATCTTAAAGGATCAAAAGAG CTTCCCCATAAGGTTCATATTGAAAGCATGTGTGAAATAAAGAAGATATACCTCCAGGAAGATTTCCAGCATCTACAGAAAGTTTCCTTGGTTTTCCCCAAAGCTCAACAGGATGAGAGGAATGCAGAACCAGATCAAG ATCTATGGCCTGTATATGTGGAACTAACCAATGGGAAGGTATATGGCTGTGACTTCATTGTCAGTGCCACCGGAGTCGTTCCAAATGTCCAGCCATTCCTTGATGGTAATAAT TTCACTCTAGGTGAAGATGGAGGCTTAAAAGTGGACAAATACATGCATACTTCATTGCCAGATATCTACGCAGCCGGGGACATCTGCACCACATCATGGGAGCCCAGTCCGTTCTGGCAGCAG ATGAGGCTTTGGACCCAGGCCAGGCAGATGGGCTGGTACGCTGCAAAATGTATGGCTGCTGATGCTCTAGGGGAACCTATTGACATGGACTTCAGCTTTGAACTCTTTGCTCACGTAACAAAATTTTTCAGTTACAAG GTGGTGTTGCTGGGAAAATATAACGCTCAAGGGTTGGGTTTAGACCATGAACTGATGTTGAGATGCACCAAAGGACGGGAATATGTCAAAGTGGTGATGCAGAATGGACGAATGATGGGAGCCGTCCTGATTGGAGAAACCGATCTGGAAGAAACCTTTGAAAACTTGATTCTTAATCAGATGGATCTCTCACGTTATGGGGAACATCTCTTAGATCCAAATATTGACATAGAAGATTACTTTGACTGA